Part of the Arthrobacter gengyunqii genome is shown below.
TCAACCGGCTCCTGGCCATGGTGCGCGGCGAATTGTGACCCTTCAGCATCTAATCACCAGAAGGACTCGGCTTTCTTCCACGCATTTCAAAAGACGCATCGAGTCTATCTCCACTGATGCCACCTTCTCGAGCCAGTCGACTGCCAGTCGAACAGATCGGCCTATTGCAGGAACGAGGTATTTGCACCTCGTATCCCTGCTGTCGACATCGTTTTAGTGAACCCCCTGGGAGTCACCCCACTGCGTCTCCATCGGCAGCGGTAACCTCGGCGGTGTCCGTTCGCTATGGCCACCCTTCCCACTGGGGTATGCCACTTGGCCGGTGCAGAAGCTGCCGGGCGAAACTCGTACACAATCGATTGATGTGTGTGATCAGCTATTGCAAAGACATTCCCAGAGTTAACTGACAGTGTAGGACGACGAAGGCGGGGCCACAGGGGACCCGCCTTCGTGTGTTCGGAATTGCCGAGTCCGCGGCAGAGGGCTGCAGGTGTGGGAAGCGGATGAGTTTGATCTCTCCGACACCACGGAGTCCGGGAGACCTTCGAGAGCGTTCCCAACTCGATGTCCGGAAAGCGATTCGTCGAGAGACACAGAGCTAACCTGTGAAAGGGGTCCCTGAAAACGCTCCTCCGGATCTTTGCGGATCCCGGTGATACTCCAAGGGCCAAAGTCCAGACTGTAGCTCCAATGGCAAAGTTGCTTGAACCAATCGCCGCCATGCGTGCCCGGGCTCCCGATCTTATTCACCAGCAGATTCGCATTTTTGCCGCTACTGGTCGTCCCCCACACTGCCAAGTTGCTGCGCCGCATGTTCAGCCTTCACGTGGCTGCGCTGGGGGCGCCGTGCGGTTTCGCGATCTGAACTACATCGTCTCCGCAACCACTGAGGGAAATGTTCGCCAGACGGCGACGGCGACCGTCCCGGGTAAGGGGAGCCCGCCGTCTTGGGTGCAGCCATAGCGACAACTGTTAGAGACCTGTCTGGCTTACTCCGTACTCAGCTTGCTTCGGGGTGAAACCTTCGTAAATCAACTGGTCGATAAGGCCAGCTCGCGAGAAGGATGTGTACCGGAGGTATTCGTTTGCCATTCTGGCAGCTTGCTCATTCCAATTGACGCTCACACGGTCCACGGCCCAAGTCGCGTCTTGGGTCGAATACTTCTCATATTCGAGCTGCCCGATAAGCCCGAGGCGGGAGAAAGCCGAGTATTCAAGGTATTCTTTGGCCGTACGAAGCGCGTTCTGCTGGCTGATCGTTCCCGCACCTTCCGCAGCAGCAGCCACCCTTCGAACGCCAATCGTCGTTCGACGATCACCATTCCAATCACCCACCAATACCGTATCCGTCGGATTTCCGTAGGCAAAAACGGTATCGGCTTGGCCACTGTTAAGGGAATTCTTCAGGAAGTAGGTATTCCCTCTGCGGACGGCCAACGTGTCTTTCCGATCACCGTTCCAATCACCCACCAGAACAGTGTCGCCCGGATTTCCGTACGCGAAAACCCTGTCAGCCGTTCCCGTAGACATAGAATTCTTGACGAAATAAGTATTGCTGCGGCGGACGGCAAATGTATCGATTCTGTTTCCGTCCCAATCACCAACAAGGATTGAATCACCCGGATTTCCGTAGTGAATAACCTTGTCAGCGACTCCTGTAGAAACAGAATTCTTGATATGGAACGCGTTTCCTCTTCGTACAGCTAGCGTGTCCGTCCCATCTCCGTCCCAATCTCCGACGTAAACTTCATCTCCTGGGTTGCCGTAGGCGAACACCTTGTCGGCGGGGCCACTGGTGTTCGAATGCCTTACGTAGAAGACATTCCCTCGGCGGATAGCGAGCGAATCGGTACCGGCACCGTTCCAGTCACCAACGTAAATGGAATCCCCTGGATTTCCATAGTCGAAGACTCGGTTGGCGCTGCCAGAGAAGACATCATTTAGATAGAACCGGCTTCCATCTCCTCCAACGTGACCGCCTTTGGCCTCAGCGCTGGTAGTAGGGGAGAAAGCTAGAATCGACACGCTAAGCGCCGTAATGGTTAGGGCTGTAAGCGACGCTTTTTTGCCCTTTGATATTCTGACCATGTATTGTCCCCCAGATTCAGTTGAGTGATGTATAACTCCTTAACTTTACCTTGAGCGCCGGACCATGCCTTTCAATGCCACTCCGGCATGGCCGACGGCACAGAGGTTCAGAAGAGCGTGGCTCGCATCTGGGCCGCCTTGGTCATGCATACTTTCTAACCGGACGGTATCGAGGACTGGGCGTAACACTGAGGGCACCGGGACAGATGTCCCGGTGCCCTCCATCGTTGCCGCGGGGCTAGCCCGGGGCGTTACTGCTGGTTGCGCGGGTTGCTGGCGCGGAATTCGGCGCGGGCATCGTCCGAAATCTCCGGCAGGTCGACGTCGTTGCGGTCCTTGGCGGCGGTGGTGGCGGCACGGTAGGTTTCGGCGACCTTGTCGTACGCTTCCACACGCTCGTCATGCGGGGCGTCTTCCCCGAGATTCCGGTAGACCTTCAAGGCATTCTCCAGTGTGGCCACGGCCTGGACGGCCTTTGCCTTGGGGCTGAGCAGCGATGCCACGGTGGCAATCACGATCGTGCCGAGGATGACGGCCAATGAGACGAAGGTGGGGATTTCCGGCGCCCAGCCAACGTGCTCGCCGCCGTTGATGAACGGCAGCTCATTGACGTGCAGGGCGTGCAGGATCAGTTTCACGCCGATGAACGCCAGGATGACGGACAGGCCGTGCTTGAGGTAGATCAACCGGTCCATCAGGCCACCCAGCAGGAAGTAGAGCTGGCGCAGGCCCATCAGCGCAAAGATGTTGGCGGTGAACACAATGAAGGCGCTCTGGGTGAGGCCGAAGATGGCCGGGATGGAGTCGACGGCGAACATCAGGTCGGTGACGCCGATCGTGATGAACACGATCAGCATGGGGGTGAAGACCTTCTTGCCGTCCACCACGGTGCGGATCTTGCCCTGGTCGAACTTCTCGGTCATGGGCAGGACGTTGCGCAGCTTGGAGATCAGCTTGTTGTCGCTGCCTTCATCCTCGTCCTCACCGTTGTCAGTGGCCTGCTTGTACGCGGTCCAGAGCAGGAAGGCACCGAAGATGAAGAAGACCCAGCTGAAGTTCTCAATCACTGCGGCACCGATAATGATGAAGATGCCGCGCAGGATCAGGGCGATGATGATGCCGAACATCAGCACTTCCTGCTGGTACTTACGGGGTACCGAGAAGCGGGCCATGATGATGATGAAGACAAAGAGGTTGTCGATGCTCAGGCTGTATTCAGTAACCCAGCCCGCAACAAACTGACTGCCGTACTCGGGTCCGGTGAACACGAACATGGCACCGGCGAAGAGGAGGGCGAGCCCGACATAGAACCCGACCCACAGGCCGGCTTCTTTCATGGACGGCTCGTGGGGGCGCTTGACCACCAGCAGCAGGTCAAACAGCAGGACAAGTCCCAGGACGACAAAGGTGCCGACCTCAAAGACAACGGGTAACTCGGGCATTTCCAAAACCTTTCGGGCACGACACTAAACGCAGGTCTCTCCGACACCCGCAGAAATCATCTGCCACGAGTGCCCGCTGCACCCGGCGGAACGACGACGCCCCGCGTGCTGACGGGTACAGCGACAAAGGATACTCCCCTGCGCCGCCCAAGAAGTCTACCGCAGCGCCGGCTGCGTGTACCCGGGCCGGCCTTACCGCAGGCCTCGTTTAGGCATGCCCGGCGTTCTGCATCTGGCGCAGTTCCTTCTTCAGGTCGCCAACCTCGTCACGCAGCCGGGCGGCCAGTTCAAACTGCAGTTCCGCAGCGGCGGCGTGCATCTGCTCGGTCATGGACGCGATCAGTCCGGCCAGGTCCGCCGCAGGAGCGGCGGCCAAACCGTCCTTCCGGATACCGCCCTTGCCCTTGCCCGTGGTCTTGCGGTTCTTCTTGTCGGCCGCCTCGGCCAGCAGTGCCTTGGTGTCGGCATCCTCACGTGCCAGCGAGTCCGTAATGTCCGCAATCCTCTTGCGCAGCGGCTGCGGATCAACTCCGTGGTCCTCGTTGTACTTGACCTGGATGGCGCGGCGGCGGTTCGTTTCGTCGATGGCGCGGGCCATGGAGTCGGTGATCCGGTCGGCGTACATGTGCACCTCGCCGGAGACGTTGCGGGCGGCACGGCCGATGGTCTGGATCAGCGACGTGGAGGAGCGCAGGAACCCTTCCTTGTCGGCGTCGAGAATCGACACCAGCGACACCTCGGGAAGGTCCAGGCCTTCACGAAGCAGGTTGATGCCCACCAGCACGTCGAACGTGCCCATTCGCAGCTCCCGCAGCAGTTCCACGCGGCGCAGGGTGTCGACGTCGGAGTGCAGGTATTCCACCTTGACCCCGTGCTCCATCAGGTATCCCGTCAAATCCTCGGCCATCCGCTTGGTCAGCGTGGTGACCAGGACGCGCTCGTCCTTCTCGGTGCGGGTGCGGATCTCCCCCAGGAGGTCATCAATCTGGCCCTTGGACGGCTTGACCACAATCTGCGGGTCCACCAGGCCGGTGGGGCGGATGATCTGCTCCACGAAGCCGTCGGACTTGGAGAGCTCGTACTTGCCGGGCGTTGCCGACATGTACACGGTCTGGCCGATGCGCTCCAGGAACTCGTCCCACTTCAGCGGGCGGTTGTCCATGGCCGAAGGCAGCCGGAAACCGTGG
Proteins encoded:
- a CDS encoding Ltp family lipoprotein; the encoded protein is MSILAFSPTTSAEAKGGHVGGDGSRFYLNDVFSGSANRVFDYGNPGDSIYVGDWNGAGTDSLAIRRGNVFYVRHSNTSGPADKVFAYGNPGDEVYVGDWDGDGTDTLAVRRGNAFHIKNSVSTGVADKVIHYGNPGDSILVGDWDGNRIDTFAVRRSNTYFVKNSMSTGTADRVFAYGNPGDTVLVGDWNGDRKDTLAVRRGNTYFLKNSLNSGQADTVFAYGNPTDTVLVGDWNGDRRTTIGVRRVAAAAEGAGTISQQNALRTAKEYLEYSAFSRLGLIGQLEYEKYSTQDATWAVDRVSVNWNEQAARMANEYLRYTSFSRAGLIDQLIYEGFTPKQAEYGVSQTGL
- a CDS encoding TerC family protein, with amino-acid sequence MPELPVVFEVGTFVVLGLVLLFDLLLVVKRPHEPSMKEAGLWVGFYVGLALLFAGAMFVFTGPEYGSQFVAGWVTEYSLSIDNLFVFIIIMARFSVPRKYQQEVLMFGIIIALILRGIFIIIGAAVIENFSWVFFIFGAFLLWTAYKQATDNGEDEDEGSDNKLISKLRNVLPMTEKFDQGKIRTVVDGKKVFTPMLIVFITIGVTDLMFAVDSIPAIFGLTQSAFIVFTANIFALMGLRQLYFLLGGLMDRLIYLKHGLSVILAFIGVKLILHALHVNELPFINGGEHVGWAPEIPTFVSLAVILGTIVIATVASLLSPKAKAVQAVATLENALKVYRNLGEDAPHDERVEAYDKVAETYRAATTAAKDRNDVDLPEISDDARAEFRASNPRNQQ